GCCTTATTGTactgtcttttacacatagaaatccacttgtaatcccttgtgatcttgtgtaaaccttcagGATTAATACCAATCTAAgaggacataggtcattaccaatccttggggccgaacctctataaatcctggtgttctttattatttattggtCATTATTAATAGGTTCTTGGTTCATTTATGGTGTATTGATTGTCTAaatgaaagctctctaattaattagttgacttcgcgtcagttggctaaaaaaccagtcaatattttggtgctttcattgagagcctaagacaATCACATTCAGATTCTATTGCTGCAAGGATTGTAGTCTCAACTAGAAGGTCAAGCCGAGAGCCTCCAGAACTCGAGGCTGAAGTCTCTCACCAAGTCCCATCAATGAGAAATTTCAATGAGCAACGAAGTGACCTGCCACCTGGGAATCCATCTGGTGTTGGGGAGCAAACCGCTGGGCCCACCGCACCAAGACGCGGAGATATTTCCTCCACTGGAATCATCCATGTAAGAACGTCAGGTGGAGCTGCTACACGGGGTACGGACCAGCCAGGACCCAGAGCTGGAGGTACTAGACGGTATGAGCCCCACATAGATATTGAAGGATTTGACCCTGAAATTGATCAGATAAGGGAAGTTGTTGGGTAGATGCAAGATCAGCTTGCCTCCATGGACCAGGGGCGAGCCACTGTGCAGGAGGCCCTTAATGAAGCTTTCGAAAAACAAATGAGAGATTTTCAAGAATGGATGGATCGACATGCTTGGGAGGTACAAGCCCATCAAGAAGACATGGAATGCCAGAAATGAGAAGCGGCTGAGTCCATCCACCTTTATATGCAGCAGCAAAAAACCCAAGAAATGGGAACGACAGCTGGAACTACTGCCCAAAATCAACAACGCCTTCCTGTTTTTAATTTTGGTGAAGGTGTCATGCATGGGCTAGAGGCTCAACCTCAGAATGGGAACCAGGAGCCGACCAAGAGTCATAGATCCGGTCGGGGTGCCCAAGCAAACAATAATAGGCGACCCTTACCAGCTGATGAGCAGGTCTTGCCAAGGCATGGCATGGGATAGGACCAAGCATGAATTTTTTTGGCCAAGATCTTGGGGTAACAGCCGTGACAGGAATCCTAGTGCTGCAGGGCGAGATGCCAACCCCAAGCTCCAGCACCGAATAGGAGTGGTCCACCCCATAACTACCAGCAACAACTTGGTCGATACAGACAACATCAAGAATACCGACCAAGGTCTCGAAAAGATGAACCGGAGGTTACTAGCGCATACAGGCCCTTTTATGCTGATGGGTATGACCACGATGAGGCAACAAGCCAAGTTCGCCAACAGAATAACCAAGGTCAGAGAGGTAACCAGCCCGAAAGACCATTTGTCCCACAAGGGCAGGATGTCCCAAACAACCAACCACCTCGAGGTGGAGGGTTCCAGGGGGTACCTCCAGTACCAGGCCTAGCAGATagccagaatgctgggggcaGACCTCAACCAAATTCTATTTTCAACCGTATGGGCCCTatgggaggtgaagaccttcgAGATGCTCTTAATCGCAGAAGTAAAAATTGGGATTCAAACAACATAGCTCCGCCTGAGCCTGTTCGAGACTCGAGAATTGATGAGGTCCGCAATACAGCGTAGCCCCAGGCAGCTGCAGGCCTTacatccaagcccagctggatTTGTTAGCCCGACTGGTAAGAGACTTGACTACCCCCAAGTTAATAGATATTGAAATGGAGAGGCAAAGAGGTTCCCCATTTTCAGACCGTATTAATCAGCTACCCatacctgtcaaattcaaaatgccaacatGGAAAATGTATACTGGGCTGGaggacccggtatctcatgttcaCCACTTTGAACTACAGACTGATTTACAGGGAGTTAGGGATGATGCTAGGTGCAGGATCTTCTCAATTACCCTGTCATAAATTGCCCAACAATGGTTTTTAAAGTTACAGCTAGGATCaattacatcatgggatggatttgtaCGCACATTCTATTCCCAATTCTCCTCATCAATGCCCATTCCCGCCGAGTCGAATGACCTGGTGGACATAAAACAGAAAGATAATGAACCTTTGAAGGATTACATTCAATGTTTTATGCGGTAAGCCACCAGAGTAAAATCCCTTAGTGATGACGGTAAATTAATCGCCATCAATTCAGGAATTAAGGTAAAGAGTTTGTTCTGGAGCAGTTTTAAAAGGAAGGCTACACGTACCACTGAGGAGTTCCTTGATTGGATAGAGGAATTCATCAAGCTTGAGGAGGTCGAGCAGAAGGTGGATAATCCAACTCTGGCGGCTACCGAGCAAGGGAAAACAGATGCTGGGAATACCACTAACCCTGTAGAGGGAGGAAAGAATGACACCAAGAATGACAAACGCAGTAATGGGGCTGGAAGTAGCAGTAACTAGGGTGAAAATAAGAAGCCTAAGACCGCCGAGCCTCCCAAACCATGGGAATATGTTCCCAAatttactacttactccatcTTGTTAGAGACCCGGGTGGATGTTTATATTGCCACACAGGCTGTTGTACCGTACAAAAGACctccaccaatgagaaaggatgtTAATAGATGGGATATGACCAAGTTCTGTCGGTTTTataatgactatggtcatgaaaccaatgaatgtaaaCACCTGAAAGAGGAGATAgaattcctcattagacaaaaTAATGCTCATTTGAAGAGGTATGTACGACCGACTGCCGACCAACCTCCTCAACAACAGTCTCAGTAGTATCAGAGCAGTCAGCCTCTCTTACCACCACCAGTTTCTGGTTGGCTAGATATGATATGCGGCAGGCCGCATTTAGTCGTCAACTCCAGCAAGGCTTGAGAAAGGTACGCTTGTTCCCTTAGGCACGAGCGAGAGGAAGATGTACTAGCTATCcaggagcgtactcccaaacaGCCTCGCTACAAATGTGAGCCTATCACGTTCAACGAGGAAGACACAAGTCATGTACATCATCCACATAATGCTCCCTTGGTAGTAGAAGTACAAATAACTAACATGATCATAGAAAGAACGATGATTGACCATGGGTCATCTGCCAATATCCTGTTCAAGAGTACCTTGGAGAGGATGAATTTGGGCATTAAAGATCTAGAACCATGCGAGCAGTTGCTGTATGGGTTCACGGGGAATGGCATGGCCCCGGTAGGAAACATAAGGCTGCCGTTAACAGTGGGAATGACTCCCAACATCAATACTATAATGGCCTTGTTCGTGGTGATCGACATCCTATCTCCACACAATGCCATGATAGGTCGCCCAAATTTGTATGACCTCCGAGCAGTTATGTTAGTCTTCCATATACTCATTAAATTCCAAACCCGGACAGGGATAGGATGTCTTAAAGGAAACCAACTGgtggccagagaatgttataactCGTCAGTAaaaaaggaaaggaaggaaaatGAGTGTCAAAACAAGAAAGTTATAATTATAAAGAGtacaaaaaaagataaaaaaatgtTGATTAACAAAAAAGGATAGTTGGACAAAAACTATTTCGTTTTAGGACAGAAACTGTCAACTTGAGACTGTCCCTTGGCCCGTAGGTCCTGACATAAGGATACAATTCTAGCTCTTCCAGAGTAGTATCTCACTGATGGCTACCGCGCAGCCTGCAGAGCCCAGTCACCAAAAATAGGATTCAGCCCAAAGCAGGGGGGAGGA
The Humulus lupulus chromosome 6, drHumLupu1.1, whole genome shotgun sequence DNA segment above includes these coding regions:
- the LOC133785192 gene encoding uncharacterized protein LOC133785192 is translated as MRNFNEQRSDLPPGNPSGVGEQTAGPTAPRRGDISSTGIIHVRTSGGAATRGTDQPGPRAGGTRRYEPHIDIEGFDPEIDQIREVVGARCQPQAPAPNRSGPPHNYQQQLGRYRQHQEYRPRSRKDEPEVTSAYRPFYADGYDHDEATSQVRQQNNQGQRGNQPERPFVPQGQDVPNNQPPRGGGFQGVPPVPGLADSQNAGGRPQPNSIFNRMGPMGGEDLRDALNRRSKNWDSNNIAPPEPVRDSRIDEVRNTA